Below is a window of Apodemus sylvaticus chromosome 5, mApoSyl1.1, whole genome shotgun sequence DNA.
TCTGGCCTACCATGCAAATGAAGCCACGGACTCAACTCCCACCACCCCATAAACTGAGCACCTTGTCAGGAGGCTCAGAGGTCCAAGGTCAGCCTTGCCTGTGTAGCTgattccaggccaggctggggtGCACAAGACCCACCAACCCCAGCAGCCTGGGCCTATTCCAAATGTCCACTCTTAAGTCAGTAGTCTTTTCAGACAGTATGGGCTAAGAATGGTGGGGGTGTGATTATGGAGAGGCTGCCTGAAGGACAGCTCCATGCTGAGGGGACAATTACTCATCTTGATTGAATGCAGAGTACACTAATATGTTCATATGAGATCCTGAAACACTGTACCTCTATCTACCCCAGTCTGATAGCCTTATAATCATGTAAGGCACAATCACCGAGGAAATGGGCAAAGGACATGgagatttctttgaattttttttagtCCCTTCCAGAATCCACCCAACTGATTGTTTACTCAAGAGGAGACAAGAGGTTTTCATCTCCATCCCTTTGATCTTTCCTGCCCCAGGGGCCCTGGCTTGTCTGTGGAACAGTAAGAGAAGGGTCCAAGATACAGCGTTTGCTTTTGAGGTGTACAGCAAGATGGCCACAGAGCCCAGCAAAAGCTCAGCTTAACTTCTACACGCTGGTCCACCAATGGCAGCCACAGGTCTGATCCTCCCGCCTTTCCCAGACCTGTGTCCGCTGCTTTCACACCAAACGGTGAATGCACTCCTTCCACTGGCCTCTTCTGGAAAAGCTGACGGGAACGAGCAGAAGCCCATATATCTGGGGGCAGGTGgctgcagaccaggctgcctgTCCTGACCACTATTACAGGAAGGGCCGGTGTCATGGGAAAACAGCTGTGAATTAACATCTGTTGGCTGTGTCAGTGACAGAACAAAGCTGGGCGGCAGACAGAGCCAAGCTTTACACAGAAGCTACATCTCCATCCCAGAGTATCCGCCCTAAGCGCTTACCAAGATGAGGTGTGCTCCTGACTGGGTCAAAATCAGTTGCAGAAGGCAACCACTGTGATCTCTCGTTCTGGGAGGAAAATACCCAGGACACAGCAGCCAGGCTCCCTTGCGGGTGTGACTGGGAGACTCGGGCTGTGGGAGAGCTCTAGAGAAGGCAGGGAGACTTCACCTTTCCTCTTGGGTATGCGGGTCAGAATTCTCCAACCCAGTCTTGACCACTGGCACCAGGCTCCAACTACTGGTCCTGGCTGGCACGCGGGGTGACATGCTCAGCCCCACTCCAGTTTATTGTCCCGCTGCCCAAGGGCAGGTCTCTTAACTACACCCCAGATGGCACAGCTCACTGTCCGCTGAGCATGGGAGGGCAGATGCTAGAAGGGTCTCTCCTATGCTGCCTTCTTAGACAACACCTCCCCCCCCCTACCCAGAAGCCTCTTTTAGCCCCATTTTCCAATGGTCTCAATACCCTGCCTCTCAGCCCAGCCCCAAAGCCAGCAAGgaggcaaaaacaaaataaacaacacacacacacacacagagagagacagacagacagagagagagagagagagagagagagagagagagagaaccagagtcCATAGGGGTCCCAGCCAGCACGCTTGCTTTGGTGTCCTGCAGGTTAGCATGTCCACTCAGAACCTGGCCCCCCGGAGCCATAATCACCTCCCTACAGAACCCCACGGGCAGAAAGTCTGGGAGCAGGCAGGTCAGCAGTCTTGTGGCTGCAGCAGCCTGGCTTGGTCCGCATCCAGAATGAATGGAGACTGGAGTTTTCGTCCTCGCAGATACATTTCCAACCCCTATAAACAAGGGGTTACAGTGGTTAAGGCTTCATGTTGTCTGTCCATACCCTATGGATGCCCTGACATCTATGTTAGGGAGGGACAGCACAGGGATACCGTCTCCCCTTAAGAAGACTCCCCAAAGTCTTGGTCTCAGCCTTGATTCTTTCCTGTACCACACACCCTCTGAGATTGGCAAAGGCCTCTAGACCCCTCAGTCCACCACATCCCCAAAGTTCACACTTCACTGGCCAACTGAACCAGGGCTGTGACCTTCTACCCCAGTGCCAGCTTCTCCCATTTTCTTCCAGTTGACACAAACCAGAAGTCATGAAATCCTGGACAGGAACTACATGCTCACCTCTCCAGAGTAAGACACCAAGGGCGATATCTCACAGACGGCAGGAGGGTCTCCATTTGGGAGCAAGCTAGGGGAGAGCAACTGTCAGCACCTTCCTCTCAAGTGAATGCAGGGACCCTCCCAGCTCCTTCAGGACATGTCTGCCTAGCACGGAACGCCAGGCACCACTCATACTCCCACCACCAATTCTCCTTCTGCACAGCCTAAACCCATGAGGCCATCTGCTAGGCTCTGGCCTAGCTAAATAAATCATTACACACGGACCCTGCACAGAGCTCAGGCAGCCAGGCCTACCTGCAGCTCCAGAAGGACAACAGGAGAGACAGACACCAAagttccttttcctctcttgtcCTGAAGAGACTTGCCCATGTCTCTTGAGGGCTAGGCCTAGGTCTCATCTTCAAAGTTTATGAGAGTGTGTTTGGGGGGGGACATTTGAGACCCTGCCTTCCTGGTTCCCTGAGCAGAGCCTGAGATTAAGAAACTGGGTCAATGGTCACTGGGAACACAGCTGTCTGCATTTGGGGTGGCACTGGATCAGAAGCCAGCTGGGACGAGAATATTGCTGCCCAGGCTAACCTGAGCCCCTCACCCAGACTGCTCCGGAAGCTGGGCCCCATGGACATCCAGGAAGTGGGCTCCTGCCTGCAGAGCCCAGCGGTAGTGCTGAGCTAGCAAAGCTCGCCTGGAGGTGGAGGGGCTGTCTCTGTCGGCTGTGTCATCATTCTTCAGAGGGGAGAACTCCTCCTCCCGACACACTTCAAAGGCAACAAAGTTCCTGGGGGAAAAAAGGGTTCATCATGCCCTGCAGGCCAGTCAGCTGCCCTGCTAAGACAGGCGACAGTAGGCCACACTTCCTTGACTCAGAGTCTGTTCCCCCCAGTTCAGTGATCTGGTGATCTAGGAGGTCCCTGCAGGCACAAAAAGTACCTTTACTTTCCCGAGGTCCTAGGAACCTCATCCTCCAACTCTTGCTTGCCACATGTCCTGAGGAAGAGGACGGATCCACCCAGCAACTCCAAAACCATGGGTCTGAACTGTGGAGATCGCTGGGGCTGGGTGACGGGGTCCTTGTCCTCTCAGAACCTCCAATGTTCCCTCTGCTCTCGTTCTCAGGACAAGAACACCCTCTGGACTTCCCTGAGAACAAGTAACCTGTAGTCCCTAAGCTTCCCCCACCACAGCTGCTTCTCACAAGTTCCCACTTTCCTCACATCCTACTGGGCCTCTAAACTCATCCCagaacagagagggaagagggaaaaatgAGTGACTTCCACCACTAACTTAGCAAACTGGAACACATCAAACACAAACTTCTCCATCTTTATGCCATTCGGTCTTAGTGGCTTTACCAGACGTCCCTCGTCATCGATGTATGGGACCTTCTTCACGGCCACGTGCAGCTTCAGCAAGGGTTCACACTCCCTGGCAGCAAGAGGGCAGAGGGAGTGTGGCTCAGACAGGGGACCCTGGAACACCAGTCTAGTCTAGCAAGCAGCACACGGGCCTAGCTATACTCTCTCTGGGCATTCCTGGGGCCAAAATCCAGGACCTGCCAGACACAatgccctcccacccctcccGCAGCCCGCATCTCCCCCAGCTAATGACAGGGTAGAGGTAGGGCCAACCCACAAAAGAGAGCTGTGGCCAGGGCCTCATACAGACCGCACAGAGCATATTTACAGTAACACAGGGATTCTCTCTACCCAACCACTTGCCACTCCTAGCAGTGGCCTGCCTCGGGCTATGTCAGCTCCAGCTACTGTGGCATTCCTAGATCCAGTGTAGTCTGGGATACCACAGCCACCTGCTGCCCCATACCTGGTGACCATATCCAGGAAGCCTCTGGTGAAGAAATGGTTGCAGATGTTGCCTGCGTTGTAGAGCAAGCCCCCATCAGCCCCACGCTGCCCAGCAATCTCGGGGCTGATCTCACTGTATTCCACCACCTGGGGGACACCATCCACCTGGCACACCACACCCACTGGCTCCTCGGGGTACGCTTTCTCCACCACCTGCAGCCACCGGGCACAGACTCAGAGGGCCGGGAGTAGAGGATGGGATTTAGCAAGAGGTAGAGCCAAGGGCCAAGGAAAATGAAAGCCTGGGGCTCACCTTGGCACCACAGTCTGCTCCCTGGAGCAGACAGAAGCCAATGAAGGTTGGGTCAGCCAGCCGCACCAAGATGTTGTCTACACAGTACACATGCACAAACTCTACACCACGACGCGTCATGTCATCCAGGATCTGGTGGTCAGCCAGTGCACGGTACAAGCCCCCATTGCCATCTAGAGAGGAGAAAAGTTATGGACTCCAGCCTGACATCCGGCTCAGTCTAGCAAATGCTGCAGAAGAGCCTGTGAGTCCAGACTGGCCGGGCAGGCGGCATGGCCTGACTGCTGGGGTACATCTTACCGGGGAGTCAGGCCTCCTTACCCACAGCTCTGCTCCGTGGCCCTGGTGGTGGGGCAACAGGTCCCTGTCCAAGGTGTGGGCCATACCTGGGGCCATGGCAACTTTGTCTTTCCGTTCCAGGATGGCCTTGCCCTCAAAGGTCACAGCGGGCAGCATGCGCTGCTCGAATAGCACCACGTTAGTGGGGTCCAGGTGGAAGAAGTCATGCTCCTTGAAGAACTTGATTGTGGGTCCCAGCGTAaactcactggtcatgatgtACCTGTAAATGTCCTAGCAGTGAGCTGCTTCCAGGGGAGTCTGGTGCAACCTGGCAAGGGGGGCAAGCACTGGGTAGTCTAGGGCTGGGCTACGATTGGGTCTAAGGTCTTGGTGTGGGGTAGGCCTGGATCATTTAGGGATGGTCTTTTTGGGAGGCTGGCATAGAGGACACACCAGGGCACGGTGCAGTGGGTCCCCAGTCGCTGGTCAGCCAACTGTTGAACACGCCGGATCCGCTCTGCTTGCAGTTGGTACAGGGTCTTCTGGCTGGGCAGCCCAACTTGATACATGCCCTTGGGATAGGTGACGCCCAGGCGAGTGCCCTGCCCACCagccagcagcaggacagctACTTTGTTCAGAGCAATCTGTCGGAAACCTGGAGGAGAGGTGCGTCGTAAGGAAAGGCCTCTTTCACTTTGGAGACCCACAAGTGAGCCTGCTACTTCACGACTTTGGGGTCTATTAAGCGCAGGAGGAAGGAGTTGCAAGGAAAATAACTCCCCGCTGCACTTCCCGAGCCcgtgtcctcccccccccccccccccaggcaccAACTCTTCCGGCATCAATGGCCAGCGCTTGCCCAACCCCCGCCTGGCACGGCGCTGCCTACCTTCCTCTTCCCACCGCAGGCGTGTCTCCTGGTCGCAGCGGATCGCGCTGCCCACGCGTTCTGGGGGCAGGGGCTGCAGGCGCGCCGCCAGGTCTGGCAGAGGACCCGGAGCTAGCGCGCCCGCGGCTGAGGCTCGCTGGCAGTGCTCTCGCAGCGCGTCGGCCTCCAATGAGGCGAGCTCCGCCAGCAGCGCGGCTCGAGCCTCCGGAGCCAGGTCGGCCCAGAAGCGCAGGAGATGATCCTGGCCCGCGCGCTGCAGCTGAGCGCGTACATCCGTCTCCGAGGCCATACTGCGACTGCAGCTGCAGGCTCAGCCCGTACTCGTGACTTTCGGACCAATGTCACGAGACCAGGCCGGCGGCTAAGATCCCAGGGGGGCGGGCCCAGGGTGCAGCACCTCCATCGGGACCCCGCCCTCTTTTCCTCTTGGGCTCCAGTTCGGTCCTCTGGGTCTTCAACCCCTATTAATACAGTTTCCCCTGCGTGTTTCCCGGACTTGAAAGCTAGGCTCTGGCCTCCCAGTCTAACTCCGTGGTACCCCAAGGCCTAGGCGTTTCTCTCCTAAGCAaccctcaccacacaccccacGTGGTGAAGCTGTTCTGTCCTTGCTCTGCGGAAGAAAGGAAGTCTGAGGTACCTGCACTGGGCTGACCAGACCTACCCCAGCCTCCTGCCTGATCACTGCCGGAAGGGTGGTCTGCAGTTGAGTTTTGCAGGGCCATTGTTCGTGGCATGAATTCCGGAGTGATGGCACTAGGCTTTGAAGTAGCCTTGGCATAACGTAATCCCAAGACATCCCTGGCAGACCAAGAAGTCTGAGAATTGCTTAGATGATGGTTCCCTCAGACAACCCCTAGATCGGTTTGGGTATGCGGAAATTGACTTGCTAAAAGTGTCcattgtgccaggcagtggtggcacccgcCGTtaaacctagcacttgggaggcaaagaggccagcctgggctaaatagtgagttccaggacttcaagggctacacagagaaactctgtctcggaaaacaaaacaaaacaaataaaaaagtgcCTTTTGTGAAACTGGGAAAAGTTACTTTCTGGAAAAAGTGTTTCTGGGAAGCAGAAGCGCTAGACTCCAATCCTTGGGAGGCTGATTACTATTTCACAGCTGTCTCTTCTGACTAAACCTCTGAGCAACCCAGAGACAAGGCGTTGGCCTGGGAATCTCTTCCCTCGGAAGCTGAGCCTGAGAGAGGAGTCTGCTTACTTCTGTAAGTGTTCCTCTCAGTCCCGGCCCCAGGCTGGCTCTAACCTGCACCCACCTCCCCTCACCTGCCTGTGTTCCCGGACTCTGTTCCAGCCTGGCTCTGGAATCAGGGGCCCGTGCTGCTTTAATTCGCTTTTTCATAAagcctcttgtttgtttgttgttgttgttgttttgtgtgtgttgtcttttattttttttttcttttttttttttggatttggtttttccgagacagggtttctctgtatagccctggctgtcctggaactcactcggtagaccaggctggcctcgaactcagaaatccgcctgcctctgcctcccagagtgctgggattacaggcgtgcgccaccactgcccggccgagtcttttatttttgagaggcgatttctctgtgtagacctggctgtcctgaaactcactctgggcctcaatctcagagatctgcctgcctctgcctccgcctccggggcattgggattaaaggcattgggTGCACCCCCCAACCCCAGCTGGTAAATATAGATAAAGCCCCTtgtaaaaattataaaagcagggctggagacatggctcagtggtcctccagaggtcctcagttcaaatcccagcaaccacaaggtggctcacaaccatctgtaatgagatccgatgccctcttctggtgtgtctgaagacagtgtattcacacttaaagtaattttttttttttttaacaaaagcacAACTTAGGCCATTTCTAAAAGTGAATGATGGcaaaggcctttaatcccagcactagggaggcagaggcaggtggatctttgagtcacaggacagacagggctacacagagaaaccctgtctcaaaccaccaccaataacaacaacaaaacaaaacaaaataaaagttcaaAGGTGAGGCTGGAGAAGTTAGGGTGAGATCATTATAAGGCCTCTTGTGCCCTGCAGCCTCACGATGGCTCTCAACTccataactccagctgcaggagaGCCTGACACCCTTTCAGTCTCCCCAGGCAGTGTGATGTGTAAATGCTCATACACGTAGAACAAGATACATAAATCCgaaggaaaaacaaagtttaAATGGTGCTTTAGGATCcaaaataagctgggcagtggtggcgcacgcctgtaatcccagcacttgggaggcagaggcaagtggatttctgagttcgaggccagcctggtctacagagtgagtgccaggacagccaggactacacagagaaaccctgtcccaaaaaacaaaacaaaacaaaacaaaacaaaacaaaaaaggcaccATCTTCTCAGGTCTCTTTGTATTAAGGCCCAGTGTGTTTAGGCAGGCAGCTTCAGCACACAGCCTCTTCCACAAACACCTCAGGTCTACAGTTACAGCCTAGCCGTGCCTCCGAAGCTTTGCAGTGGACGGCTTTTCTCCCATCTGAATGCCCTTCCTCAGTCCCAGCACTTTCTTACATTCTCTGACTACTCCATGAGAAGTAAACTCGGGAGGCAGGGGACTGGCCCATTGCTCTGCCCCTGTCACCTGCCATGAATAGCAGACACATGGGAACACGTTTGTCTACTGAGCAAATGAATGAGTGTTAGATCCCAAGCCAAGCACCAGTGTGACTGGGTCACAGCAAAATGTTCAGAAAGTGTTGGCTGAGTGAAGAGACAGTAGGGTGCCGTCATGTGACTTCCATGCAATGGGAAGATAATTCCAGAAAATACACGGAAGGTGAGGGCAGCAGACAGACAGGTGTCAGGTGGGGAGGGTGGACTCCTCTCACAGGCCATAGTCCACAACAGCTATTATTGCCTTTGGGGCTGGGCAGGTAAGGAAGCCTCTAGGGAGGCAGGTCAGGCATGCCCTACGGGCCTCCTAAGTCAGGACAGGCCCCTAAATTCAGCCTCAAGGTGTGGGTGGGGTTCAAGATCCTTGGTCAGACTCCCAGGTTTGAAGAGCTGAAAGCACTTCCAGGACCGTTAGACTGCGCCTCCCTGGGCAGGCAAgggtacagatggctgtgaggttGGTGAAGTTCCGCTGGACCCACCCCTGTCCCACTTGCCAGAAGGGCCTTCCCCTTTGACATTTTGTGGTCAAGGGCTAAGGACTGAGGCCAGAATGGAGACCAGAAAACCCCAGGGTAGGCCTGGACTAGGCAACTGGCGTTCAGAGCAGTGTGAGCCGCAACGAGAGGCCTTGGAGTCTTGCTAGCCTGTCTTGCTAGCCTGTATGCACCCGCTTCACACTTCTCTCCAAGGCGTGTGGTTGGCACAGTGAGAATGTAATCCCTGGTGTGAATGCTGCAAGTTCCCTGGGGTGGCAGCAAAAGACACGGGGTTGCCTACCTTTGTCCTGAGCTCAGAGCCAAGCACTGGTTCCACTCAAAGTCATAGGGAAGCCCAGAGACCCAGGGCTAGCCTCAGCTACCTTCTCCTAGGCTCTGGACAATAAGAGGCTCTtatgtccttttttattttaaatgaatgctTTCACAAGTTCATACGTAGATAATGTACCTTGATCACATTTGCCCATCATCTTCTCTCATTCCCTTCTCCcaaatcctttcttcttcttaacAAGGTCCCCCCACATGTTcatgtcattgtgtgtgtgtcccactgcATGCAATCAGAATTGTTGGCGTCAGTGGGAGGTTCTTTACCAGAGCAAAGCTGCACTGCTAAGGACATGACCCCTCCCCCTCCTATCGCTACCTAGGCAGAGGCTGGGCCTCACAGCCTCCCCGCACCCACCCGCTCTTATCTTCTCTACAAGTAGCCTCAGCTCAGCAGGGCCATGGGCTGAGTCTCGTTGGTTTTGCTGTACCAAGCAGTATTGGTTTCACTTCATGAGGGTGGTTACTCCTGTACCTAACGATTCCTGTATGCTTATTACCCATTGAATGCCTATATTTCAGACCAGTGCTACGCCTTGGATAGCTCTGTTTTATTCCCAAACATTGCAATAACTCATGGGAAGCAGTCACTACAGCCAGGCATGTAAGGTAAAAACATCTAAGGTCTGGGGGCGGGGCGGAGGATGCAGGGGCCTGGACCACAGCAATCAGTCAATACAGAGGCTAGCCCTCTTCATGAAGCTCAGGGCCCGGGAGAAAGGGAGCATGGATGGGCACCTAAGGGCTAGGCAGAACACGAGGTAATTAAAATGTGAGGCATTAGCAGGTCTCTGACCAGGTCTGTCCTCAAAAGGGTAGCCAAGGCCCATGGAACTCTGGGCCCACCAAAAGATCTTACTATGAATGGACCACAACTGTGGGTGAGATGGGTGTGATAGATAGAGCACACCTGTAgtgccagcactcgggaggtcCGAGTCCCACGTCAGCCTGTCTACTAGCAAGTTTCAGGCCTGCCTAGGttgcatagtaagaccctgtctcaagacaaacaaacaaaaacgattTTGAATGAGCAAGCCCTAGACACGTGGAGCCAGGGGAGCTGGGCAGGGAAGTCGCTCCCACAGCTTGAGACACCCGCCCCATTGTCAGAGGCCTTCCCAGATGGGCTGGAGTGGAGCCCTGAGTTAAAGGGTCTGTCAGCAGCCATTCAGAAGCGTTGTCGAAGAGTACCTCAGTGTGTTCAGAAAGCACAGGCAGCAGTTAACAGGCAGGGCTGTTCTCACTGGCTACACTTGTTTCAGTGACAGTCGGAAGTttgggaaggggctggagagatgactcagtggttaacagcactgcttgctcttctggaggtcctgagttcaaatcccagcaatcacatggtggctcacaaccatctgcaatgagatcggatgccctcttctggtgtgtctgatgtgtacttacaaataataaataaacaaatcttttttgtttgttttttgggtttttttttttttttttttttggatttggctttttcgagacagggtttctctgtgtagccctggctgtcctggaactcactctgtagaccaggctggccccgaactcagaaatcagcctgcctctgcctcccagagtgctgggattacaagcgtgcaccaccaccgccctgctaaacaaatctttttttaaaaaaagaaaacgttTGGGAAGGTGAGCAGGTGTAGGCATAGAGAACAGGCAAATGAGTTGGCAGAGGAGGcaagcagccgggcggtggtggcgcacgcctgtaatcccagcacttgggaggcagaggcaggcagatttctgagttcgaggccagcctggtctacagagtgagttccaggacagccagggctatacagagaaaccctgtttctgggggggtgggggggggaagagggggaggcaTCCTAAGGATCTCCCTGGCCTCTAGGGGGTGCACCTGGTCAGCCCTGAGACTACTGGGTTAAGAATGCATCAGGCTAAAGCCTAGAATCCGAGACAGGATGGCCGAGTGGTCCCACTGCAGAGCGAGGCCAGGGCTGTGAGGGCCAGAATGATGGCTAGGGATGTCCCTATAAAGGGCCAGAGCAGGGGACCAGAGCACCAAGGGAACTGGTCACCGGATGGGCATCTAGGGACAGAAGACAACTTGGCTTTGTCCTACAGTTGGCAGGATAAGACAGACGGTCCCAAAGGACCCAAGGTAGAGCTGGCAGTTGTAGAGACAGAGGCCTCAGTGAAGGAGAGCGCCCAACTGTCTGGAGCCTATAATCCTCTTGGGGCGTTCCTAATGCAAGAGAAGGGAGCTCCAGAGTCGATCGGCGCCTGGGGCCCGGGGACCCTCAGTATAAAGGCTGAAGAGAGCAGGAGGGCTTAGACACTCTATCCTTACTTGTGAGGCTAGTAGGGTACAAGATCTGTGAAGGGCCCCCAAGCTCCGCCCTCAGAGAAGTGGCTGGGAAGGCGCACCGCCTATAAACCAGAGGAAAGGCTCTACCGAGGCAGGAGGGCTGGTGGACGCGGAGGCAGGGGGATCGTGGGCAGCAGCGGTAAGAACTCTGGCTAGTTCTACCCATTTCTCGTCACGTCTCCCGGGACCCACTTCCAGGCGGGGTGGTGTGGGCGCCCGCTCGTACTGCAGGAGAAATCAAACTGGGACTGGAAGCTGCCGAGCCAATCCCGGAGCAGATGGGCCCAGTTTCGACCAATAGTCGCGTGAATATTAATGAAAGCTGACGCGGCGGCGAGCAGGGCTCCATTCAAAAACAGCAGCCATTGTCGCCACGGACGCGCGCGTCGCTTTGCAGGTTCGACCTTCTGGTCTTGCGGGGACCGATACGGGTGGAAGCTGGACGCCCATGGCCGTGGCGGCGATGGCCGAGCGTGGCCGCCTATCGCACGCTGCGCCTGCTCCTAGCACGGAGGGTCTACCGCGAGCCTTTCTCCAGAGCCTGCGCACCCTCTTCGACATCCTGGACGACCGGCAGCGCGGCTACGTGCACCTGCGCGAGATCGAGTCCCGCTGGCAAGGTGCAGACGCACGCGAGCTGCCCTGCGGCGTGCTCGAGGGCCTGCGCCAGGTGGCCCCGGCCAATGGCTACCTGACCTTCGAGCGTTTCGTGGCGGGCTTGCGCACCTCGCTGCTGAACGCCGATGGCGGCCCGCGGGATCAGGCCCGCGTCGCTGCCCGGCCTGGGGACCAGTCGTCCCTGCAGCAGCGCATGATGTTCGCTCCGGCCGATGAGCCGCGGACTGTCCTGGAGAGGAagcctctgcctccgagtgcgCGCCCTGCTCCTGCCGGCCCCAGTGGCACCTCCCGGAACCCTGAGCTATTATGTGTCGCGTTGGAGGCGGCTCCCTGCCCCACAGAGCCCGAGCGGCCCCCGAGCAAGGCGCTGGAGCGAATCCCCAGCGTGGATTCGGGTGAGTTTGGGTGGCCCCCTGTCCCACCTCTTAATTCCAGAGACTTGTGCTCGAAACTGGAGATCGACAGGGTCTTGCCAGAGGGATGGAGATGGGGACGACTGTGGGCAGCCTCTTAAGCACCTGGGTGGAAAGGGGCTTCAGCCTGTGTGAGCTACGGGCGGAGGCCTGATACCGGGGCCAAGAGCAGGTAAGTGTCTGCTCACTCAGGAGAAGCCCACTCTGTCTCACACCTGAGCTAGGCATTGGAGCATCTGTGGCCGTGAGAGAAGGCTCGCTGCCTGCCTGCTGTACCTGCCCTAGACCTGGGGACATCGGGGTCCTCATCCTCATTCTGGGCGGCTGCTCGTGCACATTTCTTCTTAAAAGTACTGACACTCTCTCACGCTCTAACCTGCCCCGAAGGTTCTTCTCAGTGTGACACCCTGCAGAGACAACCGGGCCTGCTTCTCCACCCAGGCAGAGGAGGCGGCACAGGAGCACCTAGCACACGTGCTGAAGAAGGTTGGGTGTATGTGTGATGCtgaggagggtgtgtgtgtgtgtcccacagcACCTGCTGTACTGTGCT
It encodes the following:
- the Uap1l1 gene encoding UDP-N-acetylhexosamine pyrophosphorylase-like protein 1 — translated: MASETDVRAQLQRAGQDHLLRFWADLAPEARAALLAELASLEADALREHCQRASAAGALAPGPLPDLAARLQPLPPERVGSAIRCDQETRLRWEEEGFRQIALNKVAVLLLAGGQGTRLGVTYPKGMYQVGLPSQKTLYQLQAERIRRVQQLADQRLGTHCTVPWYIMTSEFTLGPTIKFFKEHDFFHLDPTNVVLFEQRMLPAVTFEGKAILERKDKVAMAPDGNGGLYRALADHQILDDMTRRGVEFVHVYCVDNILVRLADPTFIGFCLLQGADCGAKVVEKAYPEEPVGVVCQVDGVPQVVEYSEISPEIAGQRGADGGLLYNAGNICNHFFTRGFLDMVTRECEPLLKLHVAVKKVPYIDDEGRLVKPLRPNGIKMEKFVFDVFQFAKNFVAFEVCREEEFSPLKNDDTADRDSPSTSRRALLAQHYRWALQAGAHFLDVHGAQLPEQSGLLPNGDPPAVCEISPLVSYSGEGLEMYLRGRKLQSPFILDADQARLLQPQDC
- the Sapcd2 gene encoding suppressor APC domain-containing protein 2 isoform X1 is translated as MAVAAMAERGRLSHAAPAPSTEGLPRAFLQSLRTLFDILDDRQRGYVHLREIESRWQGADARELPCGVLEGLRQVAPANGYLTFERFVAGLRTSLLNADGGPRDQARVAARPGDQSSLQQRMMFAPADEPRTVLERKPLPPSARPAPAGPSGTSRNPELLCVALEAAPCPTEPERPPSKALERIPSVDSGSSQCDTLQRQPGLLLHPGRGGGTGAPSTRAEEGAAACKTLDTGTGEARQALRARGERRRHTITNGVDCSLLKQMKELDQEQEVLLQGLEMMARGREWYQQQLQRVQDRQHRLSQSRAATADSGAEGSPRPLGRLLPKVQEVARCLGELLTAACSGRALPLSSLGPTSPSTPVWQQQAILMLKEQNRLLTQEVTDKSERITQLEQEKSALIKQLFEARALSQQDSGPLDSTFI